The Dunckerocampus dactyliophorus isolate RoL2022-P2 chromosome 13, RoL_Ddac_1.1, whole genome shotgun sequence genome window below encodes:
- the coq6 gene encoding ubiquinone biosynthesis monooxygenase COQ6, mitochondrial, producing the protein MQTITRASVALNGFGRCVFAEKHFAAVKTISRGLVCAEHGIDSGKNEVYDVIISGGGMVGSAMACSLGKDPNLMGKKILLLEAGNKKVMEEVPDSYSTRVSSINPGSATVLSGIGAWEHITNMRCKPYKKMQVWDACSDALITFDKDNLEEEMAYIVENDVVVAALTKQLDGLSDNVQVKYRSKVVKYTWPVPHKAVHSIPWVQISLASGETLQTKLLIGADGPNSMVRRELGIPTVKWNYDQSAVVAVLHLSEPTENNVAWQRFLPTGPIAMLPLSDTTSSLVWSTSHHLAEELLELDEECFVDAINSAFWSNDNQSELVETAGSLFRSALSAIMPSAGSPRQLPPSVASIGPKSRVMFPLGMGHASEYIRHRVALIGDAAHRVHPLAGQGANLGFGDVACLTQLLSQAAFNGKDLGAIQHLLEYETERQRHNLPMMAAIDLMKRLYSTDAAPVVLLRTFGLQATNMLPSLKEQITEFASK; encoded by the exons ATGCAGACCATTACAAGGGCGAGTGTAGCCCTGAACGGTTTTGGACGGTGTGTATTTGCAGAAAAGCACTTCGCGGCTGTAAAAACAATCAGCCGAGGACTAGTGTGTGCAGAACATGGCATCGATAGTGGCAAAAATGAGGTTTATGATGTTATAATATCAGGGGGAGGGATGGTTGGCTCTGCAATGGCATGCTCCCTAG GTAAGGACCCCAATTTAATGGGCAAGAAGATCCTTCTTCTTGAAGCAGGCAACAAGAAAGTGATGGAAGAAGTTCCTGACAGCTACAGCACCAGAGTCAGCTCCATAAATCCAGGCTCTGCTACCGTCCTGAGTG gTATTGGTGCATGGGAGCATATCACTAACATGAGATGCAAGCCCTACAAAAAGATGCAG GTTTGGGACGCCTGCTCTGATGCCCTGATCACATTTGATAAGGACAATCTGGAGGAGGAGATGGCCTACATCGTGGAGAACGACGTGGTTGTGGCAGCACTGACTAAACAGCTGGATGGTCTGTCTG ATAACGTGCAAGTCAAGTACCGGTCTAAAGTGGTGAAGTACACGTGGCCTGTGCCGCACAAGGCAGTGCACTCCATTCCGTGGGTGCAGATCTCATTAGCCAGTGGGGAAACTCTTCAGACCAAGCTGCTT ATTGGCGCTGATGGACCCAACTCCATGGTGAGGCGAGAATTAGGGATCCCCACAGTCAAGTGGAATTATGACCAATCAGCTGTGGTTGCTGTGTTGCATCTGTCAGAG CCCACAGAGAACAATGTCGCATGGCAGAGGTTCCTCCCAACAGGACCCATTGCAATGTTACCG CTGTCAGACACAACAAGCTCTTTGGTGTGGTCAACCAGTCATCATCTTGCTGAGGAGCTCCTGGAGCTGGATGAGGAGTGCTTTGTTGACGCCATCAACTCCGCCTTT TGGAGCAACGACAACCAATCAGAGCTGGTCGAGACAGCCGGGTCTCTGTTCCGGAGCGCCCTTTCAGCCATCATGCCGTCTGCAGGCTCACCTCGCCAGCTGCCCCCGAGCGTGGCAAGCATCGGCCCCAAATCCCGCGTCATGTTTCCCCTTGGCATGGGCCATGCATCTGAGTACATTAGGCACAGAGTGGCACTCATTGG GGACGCTGCCCATCGTGTCCATCCTCTGGCCGGTCAGGGAGCCAACCTGGGCTTCGGGGATGTGGCTTGCCTCACACAGCTACTGAGCCAGGCCGCCTTTAACGGGAAGGACCTGG GAGCAATACAGCACCTGTTAGAATATGAAACCGAGCGTCAGCGGCACAACCTACCCATGATGGCCGCCATTGACCTCATGAAACGACTTTATTCCACCGACGCTGCGCCTGTGGTTCTCCTCCGCACCTTCGGCCTGCAGGCCACCAACATGCTCCCGTCACTAAAA GAGCAGATCACGGAGTTTGCAAGCAAGTGA
- the fam161b gene encoding protein FAM161B: MSEPEVLLTSGLESEGTLYQRLRYLSVEVQQQLQETERRYQEELEKRIHHNTLLSDVDRLSSDTKEVTCQTKHGGLRRYASLLALTSDNRTSNHSRPLEVSAPALGSSSDWKRPSRLLPDQTQQCERAASFKTTQQRKEEEEEAQCRKKFSALPVPSQVGQSLYWEMMEQRDKERKQGHERRKNFLLSVQRPFSFHEREKKKQDKLAALVTQVSQQANKTSSENVKQSSPKLLKETDQEEHFRKVHMNTTQREKPAAPGGPKLRTAERTRKEKLRFLDEKPSFQPKINHHVPDFSRLHKALQTEGLRKSPVKDVIRCQPFYLRTSALPARQRKQSPDKLQVSSSLNRSKSCGALASLSADTLPTYITDATRKRCMAIRMSMEMKDWKNQASDNWLRKYQIKSEAMRKTVSLHAKLLDPHKSLREVYDERLQHHRQADRQRTSDYMKDLQDMKARVRERPLLFEQVKQRNAKARAEQTYRNELKKAGVKEQFVEEKGGALKGTSISSTLEDDTTPDVHRTDNVFHGSDAEEENVDDGEEN, encoded by the exons ATGTCAGAGCCAGAGGTCTTGCTTACCAGTGGACTGGAATCAGAAGGAACCCTCTATCAGAGGCTGCGATATCTGAGTGTGGAGGTCCAACAGCAGCTGCAGGAGACAGAGAGGAGATATCAAGAGGAACTGGAGAAGAGGATTCATCACAACACTCTGCTCTCAGATGTGGACCGATTGTCCAGTGATACAAAGGAAGTAACCTGTCAAACAAA ACATGGAGGACTGAGGAGATATGCGTCACTACTTGCCCTGACTTCTGATAATAGAACATCAAACCATTCCAGGCCATTAGAGGTATCTGCTCCAGCTTTGGGTTCTTCATCAGACTGGAAGCGTCCCTCCAGGTTGCTTCCTGACCAGACACAGCAGTGTGAACGCGCAGCTTCATTCAAAACAACACAGCagaggaaagaagaagaggaggaagctcAGTGCAGGAAGAAGTTCAGTGCACTCCCTGTCCCCAGTCAAGTCGGACAATCCCTCTACTGGGAGATGATGGAACAGAGGGACAAAGAGAGGAAGCAAGGGCATGAGCGAAGGAAAAACTTTCTGCTTTCGGTACAAAGACCTTTCAGCTTCCATGAGAGAGAAAAGAAGAAACAGGATAAGTTGGCTGCACTGGTGACCCAAGTCTCCCAGCAGGCAAATAAGACATCTTCAGAAAATGTCAAACAGTCCTCTCCTAAACTACTCAAAGAGACAG ATCAGGAGGAGCATTTCAGGAAAGTCCATATGAACACCACTCAACGGGAGAAGCCCGCAGCCCCTGGGGGGCCCAAACTTCGCACAGCAGAACGCACCAGAAAGGAAAAGCTGCGATTCCTGGATGAGAAGCCAAGCTTCCAGCCGAAGATCAACCATCATGTGCCAGATTTCAGCCGGTTGCACAAAGCTCTGCAGACAGAGGGGCTGAGAAAATCACCAGTGAAAGATGTGATCAGGTGCCAGCCCTTTTACCTGAGAACATCTGCTCTTCCTGCTAGGCAAAGGAAACAGAGCCCTGACAAGTTACAG GTTTCCAGTAGTCTCAACCGAAGTAAGTCATGTGGGGCATTGGCGTCATTGTCTGCAGACACGCTTCCAACTTACATCACAGATGCAACAAGGAAGCGCTGCATGGCCATCAG GATGTCCATGGAAATGAAGGATTGGAAGAATCAGGCGAGTGACAACTGGTTAAGGAAGTACCAAATCAAGTCTGAGGCCATGAGGAAAACTGTTTCCCTCCATGCCAAGTTACTGGACCCTCACAAAAGCTTGAGAGAAGTCTATGATGAACGATTACAGCACCATCG GCAGGCAGATCGACAAAGGACAAGCGATTACATGAAGGATCTACAGGACATGAAGGCTCGTGTTAGAGAGCGTCCCCTGTTGTTCGAACAGGTGAAACAG AGAAATGCAAAAGCtcgagcagagcaaacatacagGAACGAGCTGAAGAAAGCTGGTGTAAAAGAGCAGTTTGTTGAAGAAAAGGGAGGAGCGCTGAAAGGAACATCAATCTCATCCACATTGGAGGATGACACAACCCCAGATGTCCACAGAACTGACAATGTGTTCCATGGAAGCGATGCAGA GGAGGAAAATGTTGACGACGGTGAAGAAAATTGA